In one Aromatoleum aromaticum EbN1 genomic region, the following are encoded:
- a CDS encoding LysR family transcriptional regulator, which yields MEDLNLMATFARVVEAGSFSEAARRLDVSRSAVSKAVAKLEKAFGARLLNRSTRALSLTEVGAAVAEHCARIVDEAEQAEQVVMSFHAEPRGILKVSASVAFGTLHVAPALADFLGRYPELALDMMITDKLVDLAEEGYDLAVRVTGEPPGSLVARRLAPVRRRICATPEYFRRRGVPQTPEDLVHHHCLSYAHSGEKGQWRFSGPEGEIAVPVKGPLHIDDDEALSQAVLSGLGVALLPTFIVGGDLQQGRLQAVLSEYLPVQQHVYALYLPTRHLPAKVRALIDFFVARFGPEPYWDRSPAR from the coding sequence ATGGAAGATCTCAATCTGATGGCCACCTTTGCGCGCGTAGTCGAGGCGGGAAGCTTCTCCGAGGCGGCCCGGCGCCTCGACGTCTCCCGCTCGGCGGTGAGCAAGGCCGTGGCCAAACTGGAGAAAGCTTTCGGCGCGCGCCTGCTCAACCGCAGCACGCGGGCGCTCAGCCTGACCGAGGTGGGAGCTGCAGTGGCCGAGCATTGCGCGCGCATCGTCGACGAAGCGGAACAGGCGGAACAGGTCGTGATGAGCTTTCATGCCGAGCCGCGCGGCATCCTGAAGGTGAGCGCCTCGGTCGCGTTCGGCACGCTGCATGTTGCGCCGGCGCTGGCCGATTTCCTCGGCCGCTACCCGGAGCTTGCGCTGGATATGATGATCACCGACAAGCTGGTGGATCTGGCCGAGGAAGGCTACGACCTGGCAGTGCGGGTCACCGGCGAGCCGCCGGGAAGCCTCGTCGCGCGCCGCCTCGCGCCGGTGCGCCGGCGGATCTGCGCGACGCCCGAGTACTTCCGCCGCCGAGGTGTGCCCCAGACGCCCGAGGATCTGGTGCACCACCACTGCCTCAGCTATGCGCACTCGGGCGAGAAAGGGCAATGGCGCTTCAGCGGGCCGGAGGGCGAGATTGCGGTGCCCGTGAAAGGCCCGCTGCACATCGACGACGACGAGGCGCTGTCCCAGGCGGTTCTCAGCGGCCTGGGGGTCGCGCTGCTGCCGACCTTCATCGTTGGCGGAGATCTGCAACAGGGGCGGCTGCAGGCAGTGCTCTCCGAGTACCTCCCCGTGCAGCAGCACGTCTACGCCCTGTACCTGCCAACGCGCCATCTGCCGGCGAAGGTGCGCGCCTTGATCGACTTCTTCGTCGCACGCTTCGGTCCCGAGCCGTACTGGGACCGCAGTCCCGCGCGTTAG
- the rnk gene encoding nucleoside diphosphate kinase regulator, with amino-acid sequence MNSEHLILTDNDFVRLMAMQPGPQLRAELERAVVVPPDFLPRHVVTMHSRVRYLDEASGEQREIQVVYPEEADVAAGKVSVFAPVGAALLGLSVDQVIEWDFPRGPRRRLRVEEVLHQSRLRAAG; translated from the coding sequence ATGAATTCGGAACACCTGATCCTGACCGACAACGACTTCGTGCGCCTGATGGCGATGCAGCCCGGCCCGCAGTTGCGCGCGGAACTCGAGCGCGCGGTCGTCGTGCCGCCCGACTTCCTCCCCCGTCACGTAGTCACGATGCACTCGCGCGTGCGCTACCTCGACGAGGCCAGCGGCGAGCAGCGCGAGATACAGGTCGTCTATCCCGAGGAGGCCGATGTTGCCGCCGGCAAGGTGTCGGTGTTTGCGCCGGTGGGCGCGGCGCTGCTCGGGCTATCGGTCGATCAGGTTATCGAATGGGACTTTCCAAGGGGGCCCAGGCGGCGCCTGCGAGTCGAGGAAGTTCTCCATCAGTCCCGCCTGCGCGCTGCCGGCTGA
- a CDS encoding LysR family transcriptional regulator: protein MMETLEIRQLSVFDEIYKTRSVSRAAENLGLGQPAVSIALGKLREHFGDPLFVRTSAGMEPTPLGEELAEPIRVAVAAVSAASGHRAEFDPTRARRTFRIAMTDISQLVLLPRLWERLRTVAPGIHIDIANLSANTAGMLESGEVDVALGFMPQLEAGFYQQALFRQHYVCMASATHPRIRRGLTLAQFEAEEHAVVSTSGTGHLIIDREIARQDIKRRVVLRIPSFVGIAYVVERTALLVTIPQRLGELLADEERLRVYPVPFPLPEYAVKQHWHGRYNNDPGNRWLRALIQELLSSPLGH, encoded by the coding sequence ATGATGGAAACTCTCGAAATCCGCCAGTTGAGCGTCTTCGACGAAATTTACAAGACGCGCAGCGTCAGCCGCGCGGCCGAGAATCTCGGGCTCGGCCAGCCGGCAGTGAGCATCGCGCTCGGCAAGCTGCGCGAGCATTTCGGCGACCCGCTGTTCGTGCGCACGTCGGCGGGCATGGAACCGACGCCGCTCGGCGAGGAACTGGCCGAGCCGATTCGGGTGGCCGTGGCGGCGGTCTCCGCTGCCTCCGGCCACCGTGCCGAGTTCGATCCGACGCGGGCTCGCCGCACGTTCCGCATCGCGATGACCGACATCAGCCAGCTCGTGCTGCTGCCCCGGCTGTGGGAACGGCTGCGTACTGTCGCACCGGGCATCCATATCGACATCGCGAATCTCTCGGCGAACACCGCCGGCATGCTCGAATCGGGCGAGGTCGACGTCGCGCTCGGCTTCATGCCGCAGCTCGAGGCCGGCTTCTACCAGCAGGCGCTGTTCCGCCAGCATTACGTCTGCATGGCGAGCGCGACGCACCCGCGCATTCGCCGCGGCTTGACGCTTGCGCAGTTCGAAGCCGAAGAGCACGCCGTCGTCAGCACTTCCGGCACCGGCCACCTGATCATCGACCGCGAGATCGCGCGCCAGGACATCAAACGCCGCGTCGTGCTGCGCATCCCGAGCTTCGTCGGCATCGCCTACGTCGTCGAGCGCACCGCGCTGCTCGTGACGATCCCCCAGCGCCTGGGCGAACTGCTCGCCGACGAGGAGCGGCTGCGCGTGTACCCGGTGCCTTTCCCGCTGCCCGAATATGCCGTCAAGCAGCACTGGCACGGGCGCTACAACAACGATCCCGGCAACCGCTGGCTGCGCGCACTGATCCAGGAGCTGCTGTCGAGCCCGCTGGGGCATTGA
- a CDS encoding cupin domain-containing protein, with the protein MSELGTLEDLPADYRQALAAQNLVPLWPSLRAVLPHGQPGPRTHATMWSYESLRPLLMQAGELTPIEKAERRVLVLANPGHGLEKMQASSSMYLGMQLLLPGEWAPAHRHTPNAVRMIVEGTGAYTTVNGEKCPMQRGDLILTPTGLWHEHGHDGDEAVVWLDVLDLPLVYYMETSYAVEGEKQDVVPRRGDREYLRGGVVPSPVFTRDTSAYPMLRYPWVDVRAALEALAAERPGGDAVQVAYVNPEDGSDCQNILGFSALMLRPGETLALPARSPAMVFHVIEGGALVSADDTAFTLAEADTCCVPGFARVTLKNRSTSEPAFVFIADESPLHRKLGLYEVRA; encoded by the coding sequence ATGTCGGAACTCGGAACCCTTGAAGATCTGCCGGCCGATTACCGGCAGGCGCTGGCCGCGCAGAACCTCGTGCCGCTGTGGCCGAGCCTGCGTGCGGTGCTGCCGCATGGCCAGCCCGGCCCGCGCACCCACGCGACGATGTGGTCGTACGAGAGCCTGCGGCCGCTGCTGATGCAGGCCGGCGAGCTGACGCCGATCGAGAAGGCCGAACGCCGCGTCCTCGTGCTCGCGAACCCCGGCCACGGCCTCGAGAAGATGCAGGCGAGTTCAAGCATGTACCTTGGCATGCAGTTGCTGCTGCCGGGCGAATGGGCGCCCGCGCATCGCCATACGCCGAACGCGGTGCGCATGATCGTCGAAGGGACCGGCGCCTACACGACGGTCAATGGCGAAAAATGCCCGATGCAGCGCGGCGACCTGATCCTGACCCCGACCGGGCTGTGGCACGAGCACGGCCATGACGGCGACGAAGCGGTCGTGTGGCTCGACGTGCTCGACCTGCCGCTGGTCTACTACATGGAAACGTCGTACGCCGTCGAAGGCGAGAAACAGGACGTCGTCCCGCGCCGCGGCGACCGCGAATACCTGCGCGGCGGCGTCGTGCCGAGCCCGGTGTTCACCCGCGACACGTCAGCCTATCCGATGCTGCGCTACCCGTGGGTCGACGTGCGCGCGGCGCTCGAAGCGCTCGCCGCCGAGCGTCCCGGCGGCGACGCGGTGCAGGTCGCGTACGTGAATCCCGAAGACGGCAGCGACTGCCAGAACATCCTCGGTTTCTCGGCGCTGATGCTGCGGCCGGGCGAGACGCTCGCGCTGCCGGCGCGCTCGCCGGCGATGGTGTTCCACGTCATCGAAGGTGGTGCGCTCGTTTCCGCCGACGACACCGCGTTCACGCTCGCCGAGGCCGACACGTGCTGCGTCCCCGGCTTTGCGCGCGTAACGTTGAAGAACCGCTCGACGAGCGAACCGGCGTTCGTCTTCATCGCCGACGAGTCTCCGCTGCACCGCAAGCTGGGACTCTACGAAGTCCGCGCCTGA
- a CDS encoding fumarylacetoacetate hydrolase family protein, which translates to MSQAKYAFTPPPVQSLPIRGTDARFPINRLFFVGRNYYAHSVEMGNPVDKATSRPFYFTKAPSTLTESGATVAYPPGTKNFHYEMELVVAIGAPGFRVAEADAEKLIYGYACGLDMTRRDLQLVAREAGRPWDLGKDVEQSSVASEIVPKGELGVVSQGALTLVVNGQTKQSSDVSLLIWSIPEIIADLSQFYHLQPGDLIYTGTPEGVGAVNPGDRLSGRIEGIGEISLLIGQPE; encoded by the coding sequence ATGAGCCAAGCAAAATACGCATTCACCCCGCCGCCGGTCCAGTCGCTGCCGATTCGCGGCACTGACGCCCGCTTTCCGATCAACCGCCTGTTCTTCGTCGGCCGCAACTATTACGCGCACTCGGTCGAGATGGGGAACCCGGTCGACAAGGCGACCTCCCGACCGTTCTACTTCACCAAGGCACCTTCGACGCTGACCGAATCCGGCGCGACCGTCGCGTATCCCCCCGGGACGAAGAACTTCCACTATGAGATGGAGCTCGTCGTCGCGATCGGCGCGCCCGGTTTTCGCGTTGCCGAAGCCGATGCGGAAAAGCTCATCTACGGCTACGCCTGCGGCCTCGACATGACGCGCCGCGACCTGCAGCTCGTCGCGCGCGAAGCCGGCCGGCCCTGGGATCTGGGCAAGGACGTCGAGCAGTCTTCGGTCGCGTCCGAAATCGTGCCGAAAGGCGAACTCGGCGTCGTATCGCAGGGTGCGCTGACTCTCGTCGTCAACGGCCAGACGAAGCAGTCGTCGGACGTGTCGCTGCTGATCTGGAGCATCCCCGAGATCATCGCCGACCTGTCGCAGTTCTATCACCTGCAGCCGGGCGACCTGATCTACACCGGCACGCCCGAAGGCGTCGGCGCCGTCAATCCGGGCGACCGGCTCAGCGGGCGGATCGAGGGCATCGGCGAGATCAGCTTGCTGATCGGCCAGCCGGAATAA
- a CDS encoding 3-hydroxybenzoate 6-monooxygenase, producing the protein MSETLPVIVAGGGIGGLAAALALVRQGFSVKVLEQAAEIGEIGAGIQLGPNAFHAFDALGVGDKARARAVYTDEMVMHDALDESLVGRIPTEEAFRKRFGNPYAVIHRVDVHLSLLEGAQETGRVEFLTSTRAERVEQNEHGVTVFDQHGNAHRGIALIGADGVKSAVRAQYVNDPPRVTGHVVYRAVIDKKDFPENLQWNAASIWVGPNCHLVHYPLRGGEQYNVVVTFHSRQQEEWGVTEGSREEVQSYFQGICPKARQLIDLPKSWKRWATADREPIGQWSFGRVTLLGDAAHPTTQYMAQGACMALEDAVTLGEALRVHDNDFVRAFELYQRSRVARTARIVLSSREMGRIYHAKGVERLVRNDLWKGRTPERFYDAMEWLYGWNVDNCLAAAA; encoded by the coding sequence ATGAGCGAGACACTTCCCGTAATCGTCGCCGGCGGCGGCATCGGCGGCCTGGCCGCGGCACTGGCGCTGGTGCGCCAGGGGTTTTCGGTCAAGGTGCTGGAGCAGGCGGCGGAGATCGGCGAGATCGGCGCCGGCATCCAGCTCGGCCCCAACGCCTTCCACGCGTTCGACGCGCTGGGCGTCGGCGACAAGGCGCGCGCCCGCGCGGTCTATACGGACGAGATGGTGATGCACGACGCGCTCGACGAGAGCCTCGTCGGGCGCATCCCGACCGAGGAAGCGTTCCGCAAGCGCTTCGGCAATCCCTACGCCGTGATCCATCGCGTCGATGTGCACCTGTCGCTGCTCGAAGGCGCGCAGGAGACCGGCCGCGTCGAATTTCTGACGTCGACCCGCGCCGAGCGCGTCGAGCAGAACGAGCACGGCGTCACGGTGTTCGACCAGCATGGCAATGCGCACCGCGGCATCGCGCTGATCGGCGCCGACGGCGTGAAGTCGGCAGTGCGCGCGCAGTACGTCAATGACCCGCCGCGCGTCACCGGCCACGTCGTCTATCGCGCGGTGATCGACAAGAAGGATTTCCCGGAAAACCTGCAGTGGAACGCCGCGAGCATCTGGGTCGGCCCGAACTGCCACCTCGTGCATTACCCGCTGCGCGGCGGCGAGCAGTACAACGTCGTCGTGACTTTCCACAGCCGCCAGCAGGAAGAGTGGGGCGTCACCGAAGGCAGCCGCGAGGAGGTGCAGAGCTACTTCCAGGGCATCTGCCCGAAAGCGCGCCAGCTGATCGACCTGCCGAAGAGCTGGAAGCGCTGGGCGACTGCCGACCGCGAGCCGATCGGCCAGTGGTCGTTCGGCCGCGTGACGCTGCTCGGCGATGCGGCGCACCCGACGACCCAATACATGGCGCAGGGCGCGTGCATGGCGCTTGAAGACGCCGTGACGCTCGGCGAAGCGCTGCGCGTCCATGACAACGACTTCGTCCGGGCTTTCGAGCTGTACCAGCGTTCGCGCGTCGCCCGCACCGCGCGCATCGTGCTGTCGTCGCGCGAGATGGGTCGCATCTACCACGCCAAGGGCGTCGAGCGTCTCGTCAGGAACGACCTGTGGAAAGGCCGCACGCCGGAGCGCTTCTACGACGCAATGGAGTGGCTGTACGGCTGGAACGTCGATAACTGCCTCGCCGCGGCGGCATGA
- the maiA gene encoding maleylacetoacetate isomerase, protein MQLYNFFRSGTSHRLRIALNLKGLDYEYVAVDLRSEEHLDAAFRAVNPQALVPALVSESTEGDLTLIQSPAIIEWLEERYPTPALLPASAEDRARVRALAAIVGCDIHPINNRRILEYLRKTLGCDEAAVLAWCGTWIKAGFDALEALLAADKSRGQFCFGNTPTIADVYLIPQVESARRFNVDLSPYPNILAVDAACGQLDAFCRAAPAMQPDAPPPTV, encoded by the coding sequence ATGCAGCTCTACAACTTCTTCCGCAGCGGAACGTCGCATCGTCTGCGCATCGCGCTGAACCTCAAAGGGCTCGACTACGAGTACGTCGCGGTCGACCTGCGCAGCGAGGAACACCTTGACGCCGCCTTCAGGGCGGTGAATCCGCAGGCGCTGGTGCCGGCGCTCGTGTCGGAGTCCACTGAGGGCGACCTGACGCTGATCCAGTCGCCGGCGATCATCGAGTGGCTCGAGGAACGCTACCCAACGCCGGCGCTGCTGCCCGCCAGCGCCGAGGATCGCGCCCGCGTGCGCGCGCTCGCCGCGATCGTCGGCTGCGACATCCACCCGATCAACAACCGCCGCATCCTGGAATACCTGCGGAAGACCCTCGGCTGCGACGAGGCGGCAGTGCTCGCGTGGTGCGGCACGTGGATCAAAGCCGGTTTCGACGCGCTCGAAGCGCTGCTCGCGGCCGACAAGTCGCGCGGCCAGTTCTGCTTCGGCAACACGCCGACGATCGCCGACGTCTATCTGATCCCGCAGGTGGAGAGCGCACGGCGCTTCAACGTCGATTTGTCACCGTACCCGAACATTCTCGCGGTCGACGCGGCGTGCGGGCAGCTCGACGCCTTTTGCCGCGCAGCACCGGCCATGCAGCCCGACGCCCCGCCGCCGACGGTCTGA
- a CDS encoding YbfB/YjiJ family MFS transporter, giving the protein MNEQKERIRILCAGIFSLILVLGVARFAYTPLLPLMQQQAGLGIAEAGWLAAVNYAGYLSGAVLAAMISDLVLKDRLYRIGMVVAVLSTAMMGVTTDSTVWAVSRFVAGLSSAAGMLFGTGLILNWLIRHNHRSELGIHFAGIGLGIAGCAAAVALMSSWLDWREQWFAFTAFGCVLLVPALRWLPPPDRSAVTKTGEVMADRPPTALFMRLFMIAYFCAGIGYVVSATFIVAIVDQLPGLAGRGTLVFLAIGVAAAPACIVWDFVARRTGDLNALILAAALQIGGILLPLAGGLPAALAGALLFGGTFIGMVSLVLTMAGRYYPTRPAKMMGKMTVSYGIAQIAAPALTGWLAASLGGYAAGLYLAAAAMVVGVVLLLVLKAVDRREAAGAVPAFEA; this is encoded by the coding sequence ATGAACGAACAGAAAGAACGCATCAGGATTTTGTGCGCAGGCATCTTCAGCCTGATTCTCGTGCTCGGCGTCGCGCGCTTCGCGTATACCCCGCTGCTGCCGCTGATGCAGCAGCAGGCGGGGCTCGGGATCGCCGAAGCCGGCTGGCTGGCGGCCGTCAACTACGCCGGCTATCTCTCCGGCGCGGTGCTCGCGGCGATGATCAGCGACCTCGTGCTCAAGGACCGCCTGTACCGGATCGGGATGGTCGTCGCGGTCCTGAGCACCGCGATGATGGGCGTGACGACCGACTCCACCGTCTGGGCGGTGTCGCGCTTCGTCGCCGGGCTGAGCAGTGCCGCGGGCATGCTGTTCGGCACCGGGCTGATCCTCAACTGGCTGATCCGTCACAACCATCGCAGCGAACTCGGCATCCACTTCGCCGGAATCGGCCTCGGCATTGCCGGCTGCGCGGCAGCGGTCGCGCTGATGAGTTCGTGGCTCGACTGGCGCGAGCAGTGGTTCGCGTTCACCGCGTTCGGCTGCGTGCTCCTGGTGCCGGCGCTGCGCTGGCTGCCGCCGCCCGATCGCAGCGCGGTGACGAAAACCGGCGAAGTCATGGCCGACCGGCCGCCGACGGCGCTGTTCATGCGCCTTTTCATGATCGCGTACTTCTGTGCTGGGATCGGCTACGTCGTCAGCGCAACCTTCATCGTCGCGATCGTCGACCAGTTGCCGGGACTCGCCGGTCGCGGCACGCTGGTGTTCCTCGCGATCGGCGTCGCCGCGGCGCCGGCCTGCATCGTCTGGGACTTCGTCGCGCGCCGCACCGGCGACCTCAATGCGCTGATCCTCGCGGCAGCGCTGCAGATCGGCGGCATCCTGCTGCCGCTCGCCGGCGGCCTTCCGGCGGCGCTCGCCGGCGCGCTGCTGTTCGGCGGCACGTTCATCGGCATGGTCAGCCTCGTGCTGACGATGGCCGGCCGCTACTACCCGACGCGACCGGCGAAAATGATGGGCAAGATGACGGTCTCGTACGGCATCGCGCAGATCGCGGCCCCCGCGCTGACCGGCTGGCTCGCCGCGTCCCTCGGCGGTTACGCGGCCGGCCTGTATCTCGCCGCCGCAGCGATGGTCGTCGGCGTCGTGCTGCTGCTGGTGCTGAAAGCCGTCGACAGGCGCGAAGCCGCGGGGGCCGTGCCGGCATTCGAAGCCTGA